The following nucleotide sequence is from Lathamus discolor isolate bLatDis1 chromosome Z, bLatDis1.hap1, whole genome shotgun sequence.
tgggttggttggtttgtttgttagtttttaaatgtaaacaaGCAAATTCTTGAGAGCCCAgccaaatgaaaacagaacttGGGCCAGCAGTGGGGCTTTCCAGCACTCATCGATTAATGAGAGCACATTagcctttcccttcccaaaaagtaaaataataaacatcAGAGGGTCTCCAGAGAATTGTGGATTGTCTGGCTGCGACAGTGATGGTTTGAAGACCTGAGAAACGGGAAGCAGAACATCCCAGGCCAGACCTTCTGCCAGACAAGTAGGCACAACCCTGTAGAAGAAGGCCCCCACTAGCAGTTTTAATTCTCAAGGTCCTCTCCATACAGAGTAGTCCCTTCCCTGACTCTAGCTGCAGGGAGCCCCTGTACTTGTTCAGACACCAGCACTATGTGCTACCCTGTCTGTCCACCCGGAGCATCCTCTGTGAATGGAGTGGTTGGGTGAAGCCCCAGGCTGTGGGGAGACAGGAGACATGCCATGAGCTTGAAGCAAGTCCATCCCCAAAATCATTCTGTGTTGTTCAGGGTCCAGCCCTCAGGCTGTGGCTTTGTCCCAGGCATAGTTAAGGCAGGCTGTGAGCTCCCTTGGCCTGTGACTGCAGGGGAGCATGCGTTCTCCCAGCTCGAGGACATCTGCCATGGGTATGACAGCATCACGCCACCTGCACTTGGTGGCCCTGATCCTATGCACTCCACAGGCAAGACAAAAATGCATCATGAGCAGCAATATGGCCCATGTCCTCAGCTCAGTGTTGCCACTTTGGCTGCAGCTGAGAGCACTGTGGTCTCCAAAAGGCTGTGTGCTGGGATGGTCTTATGGGATGGGAGGTTGCACTGGTCCCAGGAGCCATGGCCCAGGTCTGGGGAGAGGCTCTTGTAGAGGTACACAAGTGTGCAGGAAGGGAGccccaagcaaagcaaaggtggggaggtggccaagaagggaagggagaacCCGCAAAGTTGTGGGAGAAAGATGCTTTTGGGGATCAGCAGGAAAGCATGAGTTTATTACAGCCCAGGGAGACACTGAGTTACTGGGCTGAATGCACACAGGAAGGAGCGGAACTGTCCTTAGAGGTTGTAGGACCTGtccagaaatgttttatttttagtcttCTGGCTGCTACATGGCATAGGTGGCTTCATGCCAGCTCCTCCTGGGCTAAGCTATGCTTCTGCGATGAAGAGACTCCATCTCTCCACAGGATTTgagccaaagcacagcagccACTGGCATCTGGGTGTGTATTTTAATCATGTCTACTAGGTTGGGAAGAGCTTTGGCATACCCTGCCTAACCTCCTTGAGCCATAGTTAGCAGATGTGTCTCCCACTGCAAGCTGGGGTTGAGGAGACCTGGGAATGACCAGAGCATTTCTCAGCATTGGGTGGGTTTCCCCAAGTTTTTAAAAAGGTGTTCAGGGATAATGCAGTCCCAAGCATAATGCCCTGCTCCAAAGGGGCAAAGGGGTGACAAAGTGAGGAGGGGCTTGAGGTGCCCCCTTGAGTAGCTCACAGTGGATGAGGGGGGACGATGGTGCTGAGGGATCTgcatgggatgctgctgctccatgcATCCGCTTACAGCCCGGAAAAAACTAGGCAATGGGACAATAAGCTTCAGAAAAGGGGCTGTGCATGCCTGGATGCTTggggaggagctgcagcacggTCTGGTGCTCTGAGTAGCTGAGTGAGGAAGGGAGGTTGAACACAGTGAAGGGAACCTGTCCCCAGATTAGCACAGAGTAGCTGACCCCCTTTCTGCAGGTCCCTGCAGGCTTCAAGGCTGTGAAGGGGGGAAGGTGTTGGAAAAACACCTTAGAACTGTGGACACTAGCTTTTCCTTCCACTTCCCTCAGCCTGATTCAGCCTCCTGCCCTGAAGCCAATGGACTAAGCCAGCCTCATCTGCAAGGGAGGGCTTGACAGCACCCCCTTTTCCCTTCACCCCATGCTTCCCATCTATAAACAGAGATGTTTGGTGGAAAGCTTGTGTTCCTCTCTATAGGAACAGCATGGAATGCAATGCGATTTCTGGCATCATTTGACATCTTGCAGCTTTTGAGCCACAGAGGGCTGATGGCAGCAGTGGTCACTGTGTTTCTACTTACACTTCCTGTCGAGTTCAGAAGTGACCCAGCCATCTCCAGCATGTCTGTGCTTGCTCTGGCGCTAACAAGTGACTTTGCAGGGAAAGTCGGGCTTTGCCTTTCCTGCCATCACAAATCCCCTCTGTGTGGGTTTGAGAGCCCACATGTGTTTGGGTTTAGGCCTCTGCAGAGGAGGATTTCACTTCCCTTTCAGACCCTGCGGCTTTCCCTCGATGTACAACATTCTTTCTAGATATCACCACAGTCAGTAACCCTGAAGATTCCACGTGATGTGGAAATCCTCTGGGTCAAAGGAAACCCACAGGGCTTTCACTTGAAGTTGGTCAAAATTCTTTGGAAGAGGCTTACTGCAGCACCACCTCGCCTGAGCTCACAGCTGAGCTCCAAGGAGGAGGCAGGGCAGCGCCCTTGAGGAAGAGCACTCACGCTGCCACCGTGCTCAGTGCAAGGCTGGTCCTGGTGCTCGCCACGCTACTCGCCCTCTCCCCATGCTCTGATGCAGGTAAAGCTCTTCATGGGCCCCTGCTGTGGGTCAGGGCTGAGGGCTGTCCTGTTAGGGAGGTCTGCACACTGAAACTGCACACGAGATGCCTGCACACAAGAAACTGCAGTGTGACGCATGGACAGTGCTGAGGGCAAGAGAAGCAACTCTCTGGTGGGGCCAGGGGATGGGCTGCTGAGGTCCCCACTGCTGAGGGTGGGCACTGACCCCCCAGAGCCCTGCACCACAACGACCAGAGGGGCACCAGCTCCTGGGGCACCTGCATGCTGACCACAGCTACCAAATAAGGTTTAGTTCATGTGGTGGTAGCATTTCTCTCCCTGGCcccagcagctgtgctgctgcctgtcgTGTCGAGACATGGAGCCAGCCAAGCGGCTGGGGTGGAATGGGGCACCAGGAGGTAATTCAGTTTGAGGAAACCTTTGAAACCATTGCCTTTACTCTGCAGGGCCATAGAGAGACCCTGTTTTCTTGGTCTTGGTGCCCTCTCCTGGCAGCTATGGCATGGGTGCAGCACCGACCTCAGGGCTCTGTGCGAGGACGTCCAGCCCGGCACTGTGCAGGGGGTGAGCGCAGCGTGCCGGGGATCCCAGCGCCTCACCTCCACCCTGTTTTTTAATCCGCCTTCCCCAGCATTGGCTGCTGGCAGAGATGTGCCAGCACACAACCAGCATCACCGTAACTTCAGCCCTAGCTTAGCCCATTGACAGGTCTCTTGCCCCATCCCATGATGCATGTGGGTCTCTGCCAGCTTCGTGGTATCCAGTACAGGGGGGCGTGGGCCATCCTTCAGAGCTGACTTCTCCAACCAGCACAGACCTCCACAGCGGCTGTTACACAGGGACACGAACGTGGCCGTGAGGCCATGAAGTGCATTAGAAGCCTCCAACGGAGGGTCCAACCTGGGACTGGAGAAGTGCACGTGTCTGGGACAGTGGTGGTGGGTTCTGTGGGAAGATCTGGGTAACCCAGGACCCGCTGTCCTAGAAGACCCCAGCACAGCTGCCAGGGGAGGGCTACAAGACAGACTGGAGACCAAGACAgactctggagacaggctgagaagaaGAGAAACttcttgttcagcctggagaagagaaggctccttaaggggagcccttagagcagcttcagtgcctaaaggggctacaagaaacctggagaggggctttggacaagggcctgtagcgacaggacaaggaggaatggctttaacctggcagaggggagattgagatgagatcttagacagaagttcttccctgtgagggtgctgaggccctggcacagggtgcccagagaagctgtggctgccccattcctgccaATGTTCgaggtcaggttggacggggcttggagcaacctgctctagtggaaggtgtccctgcctgtggcaggggttggaactgaatggactttaaagtcccttccaacccaaaccagtctgggattctgttaCTGAAGAGttggttttctttggctttaatttctttttttctcacatcCATTTCCATTGCCATCAGCTTTCTCTTTGTTGTGGAATTGCCCACTGCTTAGGCATACAATCTCAGCACAACCAGTAATGAGTTGTACAGACATGAGGATTAATACTATAGCCATTAGCCCTATACATACAGATTTGAACAACATTTTAAGTACGTTTGCAAACCATGCCTGGTGTCAACGCCACCCAGAAAAAGGGGTGGGTTTGGATTGTCATTACATCTGTTTCTATTCTTCTGTCTTGTTCTACACAGTGTTAATGACAGCACAAACCCCTCCCTTGGCCTCTAATAGATCATCTAGTGCTAactggctttggtttttttgatCTAGATTTGACCTCTGTTTGTAAGCTCTTTCTGCTGTATGGCCTCTACCATACAGTTTGTTATACAACGTCCCTTGACACATTGCCTTTTCCAATTCTCTTATTCCTAGCCATGGCACTGGAAGAAAGCTCTGGTGAATTTCTGGAAGTTGTTTATTGTTACAGTTCTGCCTTTGCCTTTTTGGCCATGGTTGGTGGTGATGAAGGTTTCTTCTAGAGAGGGCTGCATTCAACAACAGTGAGATTGCAGTTGGTGTAGGCATTAATGAAATCATCCACACAGCCTGTCCCTCCTCTTTTCTCTACACAGATGGCTCCCGCCTTTGCACTTGCCTAACCAGGCAAACCTGGGGGAGGCCCTGGAGCTCCCAACATGGGGAGGAGACTCTGACATCGGTGGGGATGGCCTGGGATTTTGCTGGGAGCACCTGGATGTGGCAGTTTGGAAGGGGCTGTAGAAGACTGAAGCCAAGCCCAAAGGTCCACAGCTGGGGCACTGGTACTAGGGGAAAGCACAGTCCTCCAGAGAGCCTTTTGGGACCTCTCCAGGCCTTCAAATACCCCACATGCAATCATCTGCTTTATGATGAACAGATCGTGGAGGCATTTACTAATGTTTCTGATGGGACAGGGTTAATTAGCTAGAGGAAAGGAGCAGTGGCTGTGTGCCTCTGATGAAACTGAAAAGTGAGCTTGGAGCTTGGCATATGAAGTTTCCTATGTGAGGAGATGTTGGCTGGAGAAAGCCATCAGATCAGTTCCCCCTTAATTACAGCCCTTTGCTTTTAACTGATGTCCTGGAGGTGGTGTGACCCTGGTGGCTTGCTGGGCTTGAGGGTCTGTACATCGGGGAGAAGCTGCAGAAGTGCAGGCTGGGGGATGCAGAAGCTGTGGAAGGGGGCTCAAGGACTGTGTATCAGGTGTCttctccctgcagagccctTGCCTGGGGAAAGTGTTGTGAGAaaccagcagtgctgtgcccagTTCTCTGCATCCCCACCTGCTAATGTGCCAGGTCACCAGACCCAATGGCCTGCAGACCATCCTTCCAAAACAGAGTCATCAGCACATTTGAtttgtttccttctcctttcttcttctagTGAAGTCGCACAAACATGAAATAATCTTCAAAGAAGCCAATTTCCACCTTTCCTCCAAGAAGCCCTGCCTTGCCACATTCCCAAGCCACAGCCAGGTCCTCTCCCATGCTCCCATTCAGCATCATCCTTTGTGGGTTCAAACTAGGTCCTCACCCCCTCTTTGCAGCTATGTCTCGCCTTGCCAGGAAGCAGGTCTTTTCATGGAAGCTGGGCTAATGTCCACCAGTGCTGCACGGTGCTGCCTTCGGGGTCCTCTCTGGGCTCTGGGATGACTCTCTGACCCTCCCATGTCAATCCCATCACTGGCGTGAGAGGTGGAGGCAATGCTTGGGCTCATTCTTGGGCTCAGACACAGACACTCCACTTCCTTTGCccaatttcttcctcttctatAAAGTCTCCTGAACCCACCAAAAGCATCTCTCTCACCACTTGCTCTGGGATCCCTCCTAGTTCGGAACAGTGTGGCTTTTTCATCTCATCCCATACCATGCTGAGTGCTTCAATGCCTAACCCAATGCCCTTGGTATGGGCAGGGTGACTGGGGAGGCTTGTTTGGAGGGGACTCATCAGTCACTCACCTTTGACGACTCAGGCAAACCAGCTAAACCTGTCACTGACCTGCAGCTGCTTAGAGATTTTGTGTCTCTCCTGttagaaatgaaggaaaaagcatcAAACTTGACATTTTGTCATCACAGAAAGCTGTTTATAATCTGCTTTCCTGAGTAAATTTCGCTTCCCCTGAAGCCTCCTGGAAGCCCCTCTCAGCCCTGTGTGTCttttgcagaaagcagaagtgGCCACCCCGCTCCTCACCCTCTTTGACCCACCACTGGATGTGCTGCCAGAATAAATGACAGAAATCCCCTTGTCTAAGAGGCTTCTTAGAACGTGTCTGAAATTTCGGGGAAAGTGGTTAAAGTGGGTGGCATGCAGAGGTTAAATTACAGCGCGGCAAGAGCCAAAGGCATAGACACAGGGCAAGGTAGCACGAAGCAGGACGGAGGAAGAGCCCTTGTGCTGCCACCATGTTTGCTGCAAGGACAGTCctgctgctcaccctgctcctcaCTTTCTCTCTGCACCACATTGCAGGTAAGGCACCCCATGGGCCACTGCTGCAGGTTGGGTTCAGCCTGTCCCCACTGGGGAGGTCAGGGCAAGAAACCCTGGTGGGAAGCATGgatggtgctgctggcaggaggtGCACCCCCTTGGCCAGGTCAGGGTGGCACATCCTGGGGTGCAGGGAAGGATGGAGAGGGTGCTGGGTGGCCTCAGCAAAGCCGAccctgcagagatgctgcaggagcTTGGAGGAGCCTCTGACAGCCCTTTCCCAGGTCTCAGCTGGACAAGCAAGTGCTTGGAGGTTGGGGAGCCTGTTGCAGTGATTTGGAGACTCCCAAAATACCTTGCAGGTTGTGCCCCAACCTTggaaacccccaaaacccattCTCCAGGCTGGGGCACCCTGACCTCACCGTACACTGCAGCAGTGTGGGCTGTGGTCTCACATGTTCCCCTCCCCACAACTGTTCACATTTCCCATTCCTGTGCTTGCTTCCACAAAGGGAAAATCCCTGCTGCGGGGTGCTGTGGAAGTTGCCAAGCTCCACAGCCCCCATCACATATTCAACATCCTGCGGTGTAGTCTCGTGATGCAATTAGGGCATTCACATCTCTCCCTTGACAGCCCACGTATTACCCAAAGAATGCTGCAACAGGTATGCACGGAAAACTGTCCAACATGTGAAGAGCTTCTACAAGACCTCCCAAGGATGCACCCTGCCTGCAGTTGTGTGAGTACCCCCGGGGTTTGCACTGCGGCACAGCTGAGAg
It contains:
- the LOC136005152 gene encoding C-C motif chemokine 5-like isoform X3, which gives rise to MFAARTVLLLTLLLTFSLHHIAAHVLPKECCNRYARKTVQHVKSFYKTSQGCTLPAVVLVAANGDKVCANPKKHWVKKAIEKLQRKK